Proteins from one Cicer arietinum cultivar CDC Frontier isolate Library 1 chromosome 3, Cicar.CDCFrontier_v2.0, whole genome shotgun sequence genomic window:
- the LOC101509476 gene encoding protein CURLY FLAG LEAF 1: MEAITASLERSLQNCSLNNNNNNHHQLQNGREDEGSSSTTDAADADAVTGIGIGIGISSNSDDNNHNNNSNSDTTLELNSHISLPYHWEQCLDLKTGEIYYINWRNGMKAKEDPRSTEEYDNNEIEDEEEEEEDEEEEEESWYESEESSSESSIISKEQQYQNQKNKKQNNNDVLVVAGCKTCLMYFMVPKHVQDCPKCSGQLLHFDRSQNSSP, translated from the exons ATGGAGGCGATCACTGCTTCTTTAGAAAGGTCTCTTCAAAACTGTTCtttaaacaacaacaacaacaaccaccaCCAGTTGCAGAATGGGAGGGAAGACGAGGGTTCAAGTTCAACCACAGATGCTGCAGATGCAGATGCAGTAACAGGAATAGGAATAGGAATAGGAATCTCATCCAACTCAGACGAtaataatcacaacaacaacagcAACTCCGATACCACATTAGAGCTCAACTCTCATATCTCCCTCCCTTACCATTGGGAACAATGCCTTGATTTAAAG ACGGGAGAAATTTATTACATAAACTGGAGAAACGGGATGAAAGCAAAGGAGGATCCAAGATCAACAGAAGAATATGATAATAATGAaatagaagatgaagaagaagaagaagaggatgaagaagaagaagaagagagttGGTACGAAAGTGAAGAGTCTTCATCGGAGTCTTCAATAATATCAAAAGAACAGCAATATCAAAATCAGAAGAACAAGAAACAGAATAATAATGATGTTTTGGTAGTTGCTGGTTGCAAGACATGTCTAATGTATTTCATGGTGCCAAAGCATGTTCAAGACTGCCCCAAATGTAGTGGTCAACTTCTCCACTTTGATCGATCCCAAAATTCCTCTccttga